A single region of the Stenotrophomonas sp. Marseille-Q4652 genome encodes:
- the truB gene encoding tRNA pseudouridine(55) synthase TruB, whose product MAPRISFRRLDGILLLDKPTGMSSNAALQLARRLFRAEKGGHTGSLDPLATGMLPLCFGEATKIAGLLLGSAKAYDAEVLLGATTDTDDSDGQVLRTRPVPPIDAATLAAALVPLQGRIRQRAPIYSALKQGGEPLYVKARRGEAIEAPEREVEVHSIEVLEQQPERLSLRVTCGSGTYIRSLARDLGETLGCGAHIAGLRRLWVDPFREAPMVTLAALEQALEQGGEEALMARLLPLSAGLVGFQRIELDDSQARRFRMGQRLRGPGWTAGTAAVFQADGPELGLGQVDDTGLLAPQRLFNL is encoded by the coding sequence ATGGCACCCCGAATTTCCTTCCGCCGCCTGGACGGCATCCTGTTGCTGGACAAGCCCACCGGCATGAGCTCCAACGCCGCGCTGCAGCTTGCCCGGCGCCTGTTCCGTGCCGAGAAGGGTGGCCACACCGGCAGCCTTGATCCGCTGGCCACCGGCATGCTGCCGCTGTGCTTTGGCGAGGCAACCAAGATCGCCGGCCTGCTGCTGGGTTCGGCCAAGGCCTATGACGCCGAGGTGTTACTTGGCGCGACCACCGATACCGACGACTCCGACGGCCAGGTGCTGCGTACCCGTCCGGTGCCGCCCATCGACGCAGCCACCCTGGCCGCCGCACTGGTTCCGCTGCAGGGCCGGATCCGCCAGCGGGCCCCGATCTATTCGGCGCTCAAGCAGGGCGGCGAGCCGCTCTACGTGAAGGCCCGCCGTGGCGAGGCCATCGAGGCACCGGAGCGCGAGGTCGAGGTCCACTCCATCGAGGTGCTGGAGCAGCAGCCGGAGCGGCTATCGCTGCGGGTGACGTGCGGATCGGGGACCTACATCCGCAGCCTGGCCCGCGACCTGGGCGAGACCCTGGGCTGCGGCGCCCACATCGCCGGGCTGCGACGGCTGTGGGTGGATCCGTTCCGGGAGGCGCCGATGGTGACCCTGGCCGCGCTGGAGCAGGCCCTGGAGCAGGGCGGGGAGGAGGCCCTGATGGCACGGCTGCTGCCGCTGTCGGCCGGCCTGGTCGGGTTCCAGCGGATCGAACTGGATGACAGCCAGGCCCGCCGCTTCCGGATGGGCCAGCGCCTGCGTGGGCCGGGCTGGACCGCCGGCACCGCCGCGGTGTTCCAGGCCGACGGGCCGGAACTGGGGCTGGGGCAGGTGGACGACACCGGGCTGCTGGCTCCGCAGCGCCTGTTCAACCTCTGA
- the nusA gene encoding transcription termination factor NusA: MSKELLLVVDAVANEKGVPREVIFEAIEAALASAAKKRYPDQDVLARVAIDHKDGSYETFRRWEVVADDVVMESPDRQIRLMDAIDEAEGVEVGDYIEEQIENPDFGRIAAQAAKQVIVQRVREAERQQVVDAWKDRVGELVTGVVKRVERGNIYVDLGGNAEAFIPKDKGIPRDVLRAGDRVRGYLAEVRSEPRGPQLFISRAAPEFMIELFKLEVPEVGQGLVEIKACARDPGDRAKIAVLAHDTRTDPIGACIGMRGSRVQAVSNELNGERVDIVLWNENPANFVINAMAPAEVQSIIVDEEKHSMDLAVAEDRLAQAIGKGGQNVRLASRLTGWQLNVMTQDQVAAKSEAEQAVARQLFMDKLEVDEEIAGILVSEGFNTVEEIAYVPVGELLAVEGFDEDIVEELRARARDALLNEELAAEEGLDGGEPAEDLLALEGMDEATAYALAAHGVRTSEDLSDLAADEILEFGIEGLDLERAAALVLAARAEEIARLERGE; encoded by the coding sequence ATGAGCAAGGAACTTTTGCTGGTAGTTGACGCAGTCGCCAACGAAAAGGGCGTGCCGCGTGAAGTGATCTTCGAGGCGATCGAGGCCGCACTGGCGTCGGCGGCGAAGAAGCGCTATCCCGACCAGGACGTGCTGGCCCGCGTGGCCATCGACCACAAGGACGGCAGCTACGAGACCTTCCGCCGCTGGGAAGTGGTGGCCGATGACGTGGTGATGGAATCACCCGACCGCCAGATCCGCCTGATGGATGCGATCGACGAAGCCGAGGGCGTGGAAGTCGGTGACTACATCGAAGAGCAGATCGAGAACCCCGACTTCGGTCGCATCGCCGCGCAGGCCGCCAAGCAGGTCATCGTGCAGCGCGTGCGCGAGGCCGAGCGCCAGCAGGTGGTCGATGCGTGGAAGGATCGCGTCGGTGAACTGGTCACCGGCGTGGTCAAGCGCGTCGAGCGCGGCAACATCTACGTCGACCTGGGCGGCAACGCCGAGGCCTTCATCCCGAAGGACAAGGGCATCCCGCGCGACGTGCTGCGCGCTGGCGACCGCGTGCGCGGCTACCTGGCCGAAGTGCGCTCCGAGCCGCGTGGCCCGCAGCTGTTCATCAGCCGTGCCGCCCCGGAATTCATGATCGAGCTGTTCAAGCTCGAGGTGCCGGAAGTCGGCCAGGGCCTGGTCGAAATCAAGGCCTGTGCGCGTGATCCGGGCGACCGCGCCAAGATCGCCGTGCTGGCCCACGACACCCGCACCGATCCGATCGGCGCGTGCATCGGCATGCGTGGTTCGCGCGTGCAGGCCGTGTCCAACGAGCTCAATGGCGAGCGCGTGGACATCGTGCTGTGGAACGAGAACCCGGCCAACTTCGTCATCAACGCGATGGCCCCGGCCGAAGTGCAGTCGATCATCGTCGACGAAGAGAAGCACTCGATGGACCTGGCCGTGGCCGAGGACCGCCTGGCCCAGGCCATCGGCAAGGGCGGCCAGAACGTGCGTCTGGCCAGCCGCCTGACCGGCTGGCAGCTCAACGTGATGACCCAGGACCAGGTTGCCGCCAAGTCCGAGGCCGAGCAGGCCGTCGCCCGCCAGCTGTTCATGGACAAGCTGGAAGTGGACGAGGAAATCGCCGGCATCCTGGTGTCCGAGGGCTTCAACACGGTCGAGGAAATCGCCTACGTCCCGGTCGGCGAACTGCTGGCCGTGGAAGGCTTCGACGAGGACATCGTCGAGGAACTGCGCGCCCGCGCCCGCGACGCACTGCTCAACGAGGAGCTGGCGGCCGAGGAAGGTCTGGACGGCGGCGAGCCGGCCGAGGACCTGCTTGCCCTGGAAGGCATGGACGAGGCCACCGCCTACGCCCTGGCCGCCCACGGCGTACGTACTTCTGAGGACCTGTCGGATCTGGCTGCCGACGAAATCCTCGAGTTCGGCATCGAAGGCCTGGACCTGGAGCGCGCCGCCGCCCTGGTGCTGGCCGCACGCGCCGAGGAGATCGCCCGCCTGGAGCGCGGCGAATGA
- the rbfA gene encoding 30S ribosome-binding factor RbfA — MPKTFHRTDRVSAQIRRDLGTIVHAAVREHGLPSVSVSDVEVTRDMAHAKVFVTALMPERSAEAMAGLKELAGELRTALARAMKLRHVPELHFHYDDSVDRGERIDNLLRDLPDTVAAEKRRQADDDEASE; from the coding sequence GTGCCCAAGACTTTCCATCGTACCGACCGTGTGTCCGCCCAGATCCGCCGCGACCTGGGCACGATCGTGCATGCCGCCGTGCGCGAGCACGGGCTGCCGTCGGTCAGCGTTTCCGATGTCGAGGTCACCCGCGACATGGCCCATGCCAAGGTGTTCGTCACCGCGCTGATGCCCGAGCGTTCGGCCGAGGCAATGGCCGGGCTGAAGGAGCTGGCCGGCGAGCTGCGCACTGCGCTGGCGCGGGCCATGAAGCTGCGTCATGTGCCGGAGCTGCATTTCCACTACGACGATTCGGTCGACCGTGGCGAGCGCATCGACAACCTGCTGCGCGACCTGCCCGACACCGTGGCGGCGGAAAAGCGCCGGCAGGCCGACGACGACGAGGCGTCCGAGTAA
- the rpsO gene encoding 30S ribosomal protein S15: MSIDTQKVIEDNKRGANDTGSPEVQVALLTARIELLTGHFKTHKKDHHSRRGLLQMVNRRRSLLDYLKKKDVERYKALIEKLGLRR; this comes from the coding sequence ATGTCGATCGACACCCAGAAGGTCATTGAAGATAACAAGCGCGGCGCCAACGACACCGGCTCCCCGGAAGTCCAGGTCGCCCTGCTGACCGCCCGCATCGAACTGCTGACCGGCCACTTCAAGACCCACAAGAAGGACCACCACAGCCGCCGCGGCCTGCTGCAGATGGTCAACCGTCGTCGCAGCCTGCTCGACTACCTGAAGAAGAAGGACGTCGAGCGCTACAAGGCCCTCATCGAGAAGCTCGGCCTGCGCCGCTAA
- a CDS encoding isochorismatase family cysteine hydrolase, protein MQPRSDTALLIVDMINLFDFEGGRPLAEAAAAIAPRIARLRQRFDDAGAPTLYVNDNFANWRGEFRDLLGACLEAEGPPSEIVRHLAPRAHDYYVLKPKHSGFLGTPLAILLAKLGMPRLVLAGLSTDSCILATAQGANMREYDLWVPSDCVAAISPERSTRALKLMAASMHVRTRSSRATRELFPD, encoded by the coding sequence ATGCAACCGCGATCGGATACCGCCCTGTTGATCGTGGACATGATCAACCTGTTCGACTTCGAAGGTGGCCGGCCACTGGCCGAGGCGGCTGCGGCCATTGCCCCGCGCATCGCCCGCCTGCGCCAGCGCTTCGACGATGCCGGCGCGCCCACGCTCTACGTCAACGACAACTTCGCCAACTGGCGGGGGGAGTTCCGCGACCTGCTCGGCGCCTGCCTGGAGGCCGAGGGGCCGCCCTCGGAGATCGTCCGCCACCTGGCGCCACGTGCGCACGACTACTACGTACTCAAACCCAAGCACTCCGGTTTCCTCGGCACGCCGCTGGCGATCCTGCTGGCCAAGCTGGGCATGCCCCGTCTGGTGCTGGCCGGCCTGTCGACGGACTCCTGCATCCTGGCCACCGCACAGGGCGCGAACATGCGTGAGTACGACCTCTGGGTGCCGAGCGACTGCGTGGCGGCCATCTCGCCCGAACGCTCGACGCGGGCGCTGAAGCTGATGGCCGCCTCGATGCATGTGCGCACCCGCTCCAGCCGGGCGACCAGGGAGCTGTTCCCGGACTGA
- the infB gene encoding translation initiation factor IF-2: protein MSQETTIRKLAALVNTPVEKLLEQLAEAGMKFSGPDQVVTSTEKMKLLGFLRRTHGKGEQPADEAEAAPKKITLNRRKLQEVTVNAGRSKTTVNVEVRQKRTYVKTAESDAVRPKAVSVDDERAEILRKLEESRQRNLEEQRRLAEIDRQRAEEIERKRQDEEAERARVEADRKAAEAAATAAAASPVPEVREVERPARAAAPAAPRSAPPRADDRASHKAPKGRTHGSDDDGGNRFAGQLHLSAADRARRGNSNNRGRPTGRPGSNNNRRGNEQQSRSGAGSHGFERPTAPVVREVAIGETITVADLAQKLALKGGEVVKALFKMGVMATITQSIDHDTAALVTEELGHKVTRASSNDAEDALLAITDTEAGEAVSRPPVVTIMGHVDHGKTSLLDYIRRTKVATGEAGGITQHIGAYHVETPKGVISFLDTPGHAAFTSMRARGAKITDVVVVVVAADDGVMPQTKEAIQHARAANAPIVVAINKIDKSSADPMRVKNELLAEQVVAEEFGGDVQMVEISAKTGLGIDDLLDAISLQAEVLELKAVNTGRASGVVIESSLDKGRGPVATVLVQQGSLKKGDYLVCGIQYGRVRALFDETGKQPAEAGPSIPVQVLGLSGVPDAGDDFVVVDDERLAKEVAQQRETKRRESRLVASAGSRMEDIMAQMGKGEGQQVLNLLIKADVQGSVQALSQALTALSNDEIRINVIHSGVGGITESDANSAVASKATVIGFNVRADASARRIIESNGVDLRYFSIIYDVIDQVKQVASGLLGVEIREEIIGTAEVRDVFRSSKLGAVAGCMVVEGVVKRNKPIRVLRDSVVVFEGELESLRRFKENVDEVRNGTECGIGVKAYNDVKVGDQIECFERIEVQRTL, encoded by the coding sequence ATGTCGCAGGAAACCACCATCCGCAAGCTTGCCGCACTGGTCAACACGCCAGTCGAAAAACTGCTGGAACAGCTGGCCGAGGCCGGTATGAAGTTCAGCGGTCCCGACCAGGTCGTGACCAGCACCGAGAAGATGAAGCTGCTCGGCTTCCTCCGCCGCACCCACGGCAAGGGCGAGCAGCCCGCCGACGAGGCCGAGGCCGCGCCGAAGAAGATCACGCTGAACCGGCGCAAGCTGCAGGAAGTGACCGTCAACGCCGGACGTAGCAAGACCACCGTCAACGTGGAGGTGCGCCAGAAGCGCACCTACGTGAAGACGGCCGAGTCCGATGCCGTCCGTCCGAAGGCTGTTTCGGTGGATGACGAGCGTGCGGAAATCCTGCGCAAGCTGGAAGAGTCCCGCCAGCGCAACCTGGAAGAGCAGCGCCGCCTGGCCGAGATCGATCGCCAGCGTGCCGAGGAAATCGAGCGCAAGCGCCAGGACGAAGAAGCCGAGCGCGCCCGCGTCGAGGCCGACCGCAAGGCGGCCGAAGCGGCTGCGACCGCTGCCGCCGCCAGTCCGGTACCGGAAGTGCGCGAAGTCGAGCGTCCGGCCCGTGCCGCTGCCCCGGCCGCCCCGCGTTCGGCCCCGCCGCGCGCCGATGACCGTGCCTCGCACAAGGCGCCGAAGGGTCGCACCCATGGTTCGGATGACGACGGTGGCAACCGTTTCGCCGGCCAGCTGCACCTGTCGGCGGCCGACCGCGCGCGTCGTGGCAACAGCAACAACCGTGGCCGGCCGACCGGTCGCCCGGGCAGCAACAACAACCGTCGTGGCAACGAACAGCAGTCGCGCAGCGGCGCCGGCAGCCACGGCTTCGAGCGTCCGACCGCCCCGGTCGTGCGCGAGGTCGCCATCGGCGAGACCATCACCGTGGCCGACCTGGCGCAGAAGCTCGCGCTCAAGGGCGGCGAGGTGGTCAAGGCGCTGTTCAAGATGGGCGTGATGGCCACCATCACCCAGTCCATCGACCACGACACCGCCGCGCTGGTGACCGAGGAGCTGGGCCACAAGGTGACCCGTGCTTCCAGCAACGATGCCGAAGACGCACTGCTGGCGATCACCGACACCGAGGCCGGCGAAGCCGTGTCGCGTCCGCCGGTGGTGACCATCATGGGCCACGTCGACCACGGCAAGACCTCGCTGCTGGATTACATCCGCCGCACCAAGGTCGCCACGGGAGAAGCTGGCGGCATCACCCAGCACATCGGTGCCTACCACGTCGAAACCCCGAAGGGCGTCATCAGCTTCCTCGACACCCCGGGCCACGCCGCGTTCACCTCGATGCGTGCCCGTGGCGCCAAGATCACCGACGTCGTGGTGGTGGTGGTGGCGGCCGACGACGGCGTCATGCCGCAGACCAAGGAAGCCATCCAGCACGCCCGCGCCGCCAACGCGCCGATCGTGGTGGCCATCAACAAGATCGACAAGTCGTCGGCCGACCCGATGCGCGTCAAGAACGAGCTGCTCGCAGAGCAGGTCGTGGCCGAGGAATTCGGTGGTGACGTGCAGATGGTCGAGATCTCGGCCAAGACCGGCCTGGGCATCGACGACCTGCTGGATGCGATCAGCCTGCAGGCCGAAGTGCTCGAGCTGAAGGCCGTCAACACCGGCCGCGCCAGCGGCGTGGTGATCGAATCCTCGCTGGACAAGGGCCGCGGCCCGGTAGCCACGGTGCTGGTCCAGCAGGGCAGCCTGAAGAAGGGCGACTACCTGGTGTGCGGCATCCAGTATGGCCGCGTGCGCGCCCTGTTCGACGAAACCGGCAAGCAGCCGGCCGAAGCGGGCCCGTCGATCCCGGTGCAGGTGCTGGGCCTGTCCGGCGTGCCGGATGCGGGCGACGACTTCGTGGTCGTCGACGACGAGCGCCTGGCCAAGGAAGTTGCGCAGCAGCGCGAGACCAAGCGGCGCGAGTCGCGCCTGGTGGCTTCGGCGGGCAGCCGCATGGAAGACATCATGGCGCAGATGGGCAAGGGCGAAGGCCAGCAGGTGCTGAACCTGCTGATCAAGGCCGACGTCCAGGGTTCGGTGCAGGCGCTGAGCCAGGCGCTGACCGCGCTGTCCAACGACGAGATCCGGATCAACGTGATCCACTCCGGCGTGGGCGGCATCACCGAGTCCGACGCCAACTCGGCCGTGGCCTCCAAGGCCACCGTCATCGGCTTCAACGTGCGTGCCGACGCTTCGGCCCGCCGCATCATCGAATCCAATGGCGTGGACCTGCGTTACTTCTCGATCATCTATGACGTGATCGACCAGGTGAAGCAGGTGGCTTCCGGCCTGCTGGGCGTGGAGATCCGCGAAGAGATCATCGGTACCGCCGAGGTCCGCGACGTGTTCCGCAGCTCCAAGCTGGGCGCGGTCGCCGGCTGCATGGTGGTCGAGGGCGTGGTCAAGCGGAACAAGCCGATCCGCGTGCTGCGCGACTCGGTGGTGGTGTTCGAAGGCGAGCTGGAATCGCTCCGTCGCTTCAAGGAGAACGTCGACGAGGTCCGCAACGGTACCGAGTGTGGTATCGGCGTGAAGGCCTACAACGACGTCAAGGTGGGCGACCAGATCGAGTGCTTCGAGCGCATCGAGGTCCAGCGCACCCTGTAA
- the pnp gene encoding polyribonucleotide nucleotidyltransferase: MAKITKTFQYGKHTVTLETGEIARQASGAVIVKMDDTVLLVTAVAAKSAREGQDFFPLTVDYQEKFYAGGRIPGGFFKREGRATEKETLISRLIDRPIRPLFPEEYKNEVQIIATVMSLNPEIDGDIPALIGASAALSLAGTPFKGPIGAAKVGYKNGEYILNPTAAELKESQLELVVAGTANAVLMVESEAALLSEEVMLGAVTFGHREMQKVINAINELVAEAGIKPSEWVAPAKNEALVTALKDVVGTQLAAAFQIRDKLERRDAIAAVKKAAMETLAERVAAEGWNPAELGKEFGELEYRTMRDSVLDTKVRIDGRALDTVRPISVKAGVLPRTHGSALFTRGETQAIVVTTLGTARDGQVIDAVSGEYKENFLFHYNFPPYSVGECGRFGAPKRREIGHGRLAKRGVLAVMPTLEEFPYTIRVVSEITESNGSSSMASVCGSSLALMDAGVPVKAPVAGIAMGLVKEDDRFVVLSDILGDEDHLGDMDFKVAGTAEGVSALQMDIKIEGITEEIMKQALEQAKAGRLHILGEMAKALTAPREELSDYAPRLLTIKIHPDKIREVIGKGGSVIQAITKETGTQIDIQDDGTITIASVNNAAAQEAKRRIEQITSDVEPGRIYEGKVAKIMDFGAFVTILPGKDGLVHVSQISSERVEKVSDKLKEGDVVKVKVLEVDKQGRIRLSIKAVEEGEGASAE; the protein is encoded by the coding sequence GTGGCAAAAATCACCAAAACCTTCCAGTACGGCAAGCACACCGTCACGCTTGAGACCGGCGAGATCGCCCGCCAGGCCAGCGGCGCCGTCATCGTCAAGATGGACGACACCGTGCTGCTGGTCACTGCCGTTGCCGCCAAGAGCGCGCGCGAAGGCCAGGACTTCTTCCCGCTGACCGTCGATTATCAGGAGAAGTTCTACGCGGGTGGCCGCATCCCGGGTGGTTTCTTCAAGCGCGAAGGCCGTGCGACTGAAAAGGAGACCCTGATCTCCCGCCTGATCGACCGTCCGATCCGCCCGCTGTTCCCCGAGGAATACAAGAACGAGGTCCAGATCATCGCCACGGTGATGTCGCTGAACCCGGAAATCGACGGTGACATCCCGGCCCTGATCGGCGCCTCGGCTGCCCTGTCGCTGGCAGGCACCCCGTTCAAGGGCCCGATCGGCGCTGCCAAGGTCGGCTACAAGAACGGCGAGTACATCCTCAACCCGACCGCCGCAGAGCTGAAGGAATCGCAGCTGGAGCTGGTCGTGGCCGGTACCGCCAACGCCGTGCTGATGGTCGAGTCCGAAGCCGCGCTGCTGTCCGAAGAAGTGATGCTCGGCGCCGTGACCTTTGGTCACCGCGAGATGCAGAAGGTCATCAACGCGATCAACGAGCTGGTCGCCGAAGCCGGCATCAAGCCGAGCGAATGGGTCGCCCCGGCCAAGAACGAAGCGCTGGTCACCGCCCTGAAGGACGTGGTCGGCACCCAGCTGGCTGCTGCCTTCCAGATCCGCGACAAGCTGGAGCGCCGCGACGCCATCGCCGCGGTCAAGAAGGCCGCGATGGAGACCCTGGCCGAGCGAGTTGCCGCCGAAGGCTGGAACCCGGCCGAGCTGGGCAAGGAATTCGGCGAGCTGGAATACCGCACCATGCGTGACTCGGTACTGGACACCAAGGTCCGCATCGACGGCCGTGCCCTGGACACCGTGCGCCCGATCTCGGTGAAGGCCGGCGTGCTGCCGCGCACCCACGGCTCGGCGCTGTTCACCCGTGGCGAGACCCAGGCCATCGTGGTCACCACCCTGGGCACCGCCCGTGACGGCCAGGTCATCGACGCCGTCTCCGGTGAGTACAAGGAAAACTTCCTTTTCCATTACAACTTCCCGCCCTACTCGGTGGGTGAGTGCGGCCGTTTCGGCGCGCCGAAGCGCCGCGAGATCGGCCACGGTCGCCTGGCCAAGCGCGGCGTGCTGGCCGTGATGCCGACCCTGGAAGAGTTCCCGTACACCATCCGCGTCGTGTCGGAAATCACCGAATCCAACGGCTCCTCGTCGATGGCCTCGGTGTGCGGCTCGTCGCTGGCCCTGATGGACGCCGGCGTGCCGGTGAAGGCCCCGGTGGCCGGTATCGCCATGGGCCTGGTGAAGGAAGACGACCGCTTCGTGGTCCTGTCCGACATCCTGGGTGACGAAGATCACCTGGGCGACATGGACTTCAAGGTTGCCGGTACTGCCGAAGGCGTGTCCGCGCTGCAGATGGACATCAAGATCGAAGGCATCACCGAAGAGATCATGAAGCAGGCGCTGGAACAGGCCAAGGCGGGTCGCCTGCACATCCTGGGCGAAATGGCCAAGGCCCTGACCGCGCCGCGCGAAGAGCTGAGCGACTACGCGCCGCGTCTGCTGACCATCAAGATCCACCCGGACAAGATCCGCGAAGTGATCGGCAAGGGCGGTTCGGTGATCCAGGCGATCACCAAGGAAACCGGCACCCAGATCGACATCCAGGACGACGGCACCATCACCATTGCTTCGGTGAACAATGCTGCCGCCCAGGAAGCCAAGCGCCGCATCGAGCAGATCACCTCGGACGTCGAGCCGGGCCGTATCTACGAAGGCAAGGTCGCCAAGATCATGGACTTCGGTGCGTTCGTCACCATCCTGCCGGGCAAGGACGGCCTGGTGCACGTCTCGCAGATCTCCAGCGAGCGCGTGGAGAAGGTCAGCGACAAGCTGAAGGAAGGCGACGTGGTCAAGGTCAAGGTGCTGGAAGTCGACAAGCAGGGCCGTATCCGCCTGTCGATCAAGGCCGTGGAAGAAGGCGAGGGTGCCTCGGCCGAATAA